In Papaver somniferum cultivar HN1 chromosome 9, ASM357369v1, whole genome shotgun sequence, the genomic stretch AATGAACAGTAACTAGCCTAATTTATCTTTGATCTTTAGTTGTTCTCGGTGTTATAATCCCGTaagaaatcaatcaaaatggaacCTTTGCACTTGGGGCATTTAAGATTATCCCCTTTTAACATAACATATAGGTGGCAATTGAGACACCCTACCAACACCATATTAGACAGCACCACTATAGTTTCTTCAGGGTTCTTATTACTATCACTGCTTGAGTAACTCATGTCTGTTGTAACACATGAACTTGTGGGTGATGATGCTGGTGATGCTGATGAACTTGCTGCAGTTGTTATTATCAGTTGATCAAGCACCGGTGCACATAAGTTCAGATTCAAATCAAGCTTTGCTGACATAGAGTCATTTTCAATTTTTCCGTCTATTTGACTCATTTTCTTTGGTTTCAGTTCTTGCGTTTCCATCTTCTTATAATATATTTCACCTGTCCGTGCATAATCAGTCAAAAACTAGATTAAAACTAGATTTACAAGTAGTTTTCGAAATCAAGATGTACATACTATTAATCAAATTTTAAATGAGTTTATTAGTATTAAAATATGTACCTTAACATCAAGGAATCTTTGGAAACCAAAAGGGACGGGCATATCTAGTTCTTCTAATTGAATAAAATGAGATGAATAAAAACTGTGATGAGCAATAGGAGAAGTTGCAGAACCAAAAGCACCACCATTACCCAAACGTAATTTTTGTTGATGGCGTTGATCCTTTGAGCCCATTTTGTAATGAAGGAATTCTAGAGTTAGAGAGAGAGGTCAGGAAATGTTGTTAACTACTCCCTATTTCAAGCTTAAATTGaaggggaagaaaaaaaaattgtatttaaTGAGGGAAGACGGAGATGAGGAATTGCGTAAATGTATGTGTATTAGAGATTACAAGTGTTGAGAGAGAGTTGTGATATTCATATATGGAGTATTACATTCATTGCTACATTAATGATCAAATAGTCGGTGTTAGTGTGAGTTACACTTTCAGGGTTTTAGGTTCAGCGGGATCAGAGAAATTTTGAACAACCTTTCCTGTAATACTCATCATAAATACAACGGTTAAACCAAAGTATTATTACTATTACTACCCgctattttaaagaaaaatacaaaTCAAATTAATTACGAAAAATTTGTTAGAAAACGGTTAGGCAGTTTTCTTATACAAGTATGAATattatttggaaatccaaccatGACAACATGTACCTTAGGAATTAGTAATGGCTtttgaaaaattgcatgaattgtCTACACGAGAGACTTTTTTGTGGTGTCAGTGTTTGTGAACTGACATGGTTGCGACTGCAATGTAAGTATGCCTAATTATCTTAACAAAAAGGAAATGATTAAAACTAACTATTATATCAAGTGCAATTTTTGATATTAAGGGTTCTAGACTTTTACATCATGGCATTCTCAGTAAGTCATCAATCTTAAAGATATAAGGCTTGCAGATAATAGATATATTACTATCAGTATTATACTTACAAGCAcgttaacaaaaataaaataaaaaataacaagaatatCAGAcagggaaaaaaataaaaattaaatctcaCAATAACCTTTTCAAGAAACTAGATTGCACCCGTGTTTCGCACCAATCACATAGTAATTTTCATTAGATTTTTGTTTAAATAACCACATTAAAAGTATAAGATATACACAACGCCATCCATATCAGATTGAATATATACGACAAAAATAACATCTATCAAAGAACTAAAAGCTGAAAACTTTACAGATGTTTAAATTTTAAACTTTGCTTGTTTGAAAACTTGAACTTGATGTGTTTTAATTGTTTTGGTATTTAGTTTAAGTTTGTAAAAACCGCCATTGGCAGTCTGGTACCGACTGATGTATAGACCTCAATATTAGGATTCAACACATATTCAAATCACTATGTCGACACTTATGAACGTTCACAGTTTAACTCGTACAcacttatgttagagcattgctcggctaaACTCACCAAACgctagtatgtcaagtttgattgtcaattttgtactgaaactcaaaatttctCGATATGATTGCTAATGTCAACTTCGTTAATTATACTAGGAACATAGATATATTGATACTTGCTTTTGTTATTCATGAAGAATCTGAAGACGTATCAACATCAAAGAAGACACCATCTTTCCGTTCGAGGTTAGTAACAACAggcttgacttgttccatttccaTCTTTTGTTCTTTTATATCGGTAAGTAAAGTTTGTTTACATTGAATTTAGTATTGGTGAATGGTCATTATATTAtggtcaaagtatcaaggaatgaTATACTAGTTGTTCTATACAACTTAAGTATATGGAGTTACGAAGTAAAGTTTATCTATATACTTCGTAGAATCGATATAACACTAATTAGTAATTTCTTATTATTCAGTGTTTTGAACTTCCAGATGTATCCATGCCTTAGAATTTTGTTTTACTTACATAGTTTAAGGGAGTATACTTGTGAAACTTATTCCGTGGTTGAATAGGTGATTCAAGGATCTCTATTAGGACGGATCCCTAATAAGGATCTCAACTAGAATCGATTCCGAGGATCTATGTCAGGGTCGGTCCATATAAGAATCTATCACGACCAATCCTAATGTTTGACAAAAAATTACATTTTCGACATGTCTATTATCGGTTGATATGCACATACACATCTGCCGATTCTAGATAAATCCAGCAAAAAAAAATCTCCggaaattttcaattttaaatatatagccaatcaaaaaccaaataagAAGAATAGGTTGATAGAAAACATCCCTAGTTTGAGGCGTATACACTTTATTTGAGGCCTATTCTTTTCTTCAACCATCCTAGAGAAGGGGATATGGGGTGTCTAATATACGTTAAAATACTAAATTACCATTTACACAAACCTTAATAATTCTAATTatctaaaacaaatacaaaaaccttaatttttttttcaattttcatcaaaatccagaacctaatcacaaacaacaatttaATTTCAATATTTTTGGGTTCTGAAATAATATTTTGGCGccaaacaattcaagtgattgagttaaatccctttaattTGTTCTTTTTAATAGAGACTCAACAATGGTTTAACTATGAAATTTTCTCAGCAAATTTTCTGATTGCCAAAAATGTTTATGTTCCATTGCCGGGATTTGAACCCGGGTCGCCTGGGTGAAAGCCAGGTATCCTAACCGGGCTGGACTACAATGGATTGGTGCTACTCTACATCGATGATTTTTAATATAACAAAGAAAGAGACCCCAACACGAATCTTACCACCAGACCTCCTAATACAAATTGCACAACtgcagaacttgacaaatgaaaACTAATTTGATGAATTTTTAATTAGATGCAAGGTTGATGCCCCACAGGAGATTCTAAATTGTCACCTAAAAATACAACCAAAATGAGAACTTCTTAGATTAAAACCATAATCTGTGGTCAACCGAGCGATCATGAGGTTTATTCCCACATAtatcactttctttttcttcaatcTCGTCCTCATCAGAATAATTTGCATCACTGTCATCACCATCGTCATCAACGttatcatcatcttcatgatTCGTAATCTCAAGATTTTCAGACGAATTCCAAGCAGGAGGGAAGGACTTCTGTAGAGCTTCAGTGAGCTCTCCTCCTGACCTTTCAATCTTACGTAGACACCTAGACCAATGCACCGCAGTTCCCATGTCAACTGTCAAACCAAGTTCTACCATCTCTCTAGAGATGGACAAGATACCGGAATATATATATTCTTCAGTGAAAGTAGCTCTGGATAGCAGAGACGTTATTAGACAGTGGTATACAGCTTTGTCTGGCTTCCACCCTGATGACTTCATATCTTTGAAGCAGGTTAAAGCCTTTTCAGGGTGAGCTGCACGGGCCCATCCATTGATTAATGTGGTGTACGTTTTAAGGTTAGGCTTCACACCTATAGCTTCCATTTCCTTTATCGTCTTTGTTGCTCTCTGCATTTTAGAGAACTCTCTCATCAGGATAATTATTTGTctaagaaaccctaattagcaataAACGAACGTAACAGAAGTTAAACTGCTAATTCAATCAGTTAGGACTACATACCAGCATGTCTCCAGCTTTTGAACATGCATTTATGAAAGATGTGTATGTATGAATATCAGGAAAAACCCCATCTTGCTTCATTTGCTGCATCAGATCAGCAGCTTCCCAAACATCTCCTCTTCGAGCCCATCTTTACGGAAAAAAATTGCAAAAATAAATTAATGAATCAAGCACCGAATCACGAAATACAGCAGAGAAAGATAACTACATATAGGAAAAGACATACAAAGTAAAAAGAATATCTAAACCTTGACAAGAAAACTCCAAGTAAACTACACATGAAGATTCACAAAAATTGACTTCCATACCCATCAATTAATATGTTGTAAACAAAAGTGTTTCTTGGAATATTCTTAGAACTCATTTCTCTTGTGACTGCTAAGGCACTTTGCATCCTGCCTGCCTTGCAACATGCCTTGAGTAGCGCTTGATACGAGAACACATCTAATTCTAGACCCTCATTTTTCATCTTGGTGAAGTACTCAAAAGCTTTGCCAGTATCGCCTAGGGATGCATAACCGTGCATGATCTTGGTATAAGTATGTTCATTAGGAGTAACTCCAGCTAGTAACATCTCATCAATTATCGCAACCGCCTTATCCAtctgcaaaacaaaacaaaacaaaacaagatagaCATGTTGATAGTGGGGAGTATAGAAAACTGTCACTGAGTTGCCATCTATAATGTTCCAAGAAGCCATCTGCTGTCATCCATATATCACCTGATGCTTTTCAACAAGACCAACGATTAACGCATTGAATGTGTGCACATTGGGGATGCATCCACTTCTCCGCATCATATCAAAAATGTCCAAGGCTCTTCTCATCTCTCCTAATTTTGCAAACCGATGTATTATTGGCATAAAGGTACGCAAGGTAGGCCTCAATCTCTGTTTCTGCATCTCTTCAACAGTACGGATGGCTCTATCCATGTTTCCCATCCCACAGAAGGCTCTGATGACATTGTTGTAAAGCACTGCGTCCGGCTTTAAGCCTGCTTTGACCACGTCCTCAAAAATAGCAAATGCATTTGCCCAATCACTAAGCTTCAAAAACCCATTAATCAACATTGAGTAGGTTTTCATGTTGTGTTTAATTCCATTTGATTCCATCTTTTTGCTGACCTCTAAAGCTTTAGTAACTTTACCCATCTGAAACAACGATCACATGAAGATGTTACAAAAGTAACTTGAACAAACCGTACATGGTCATCTTACAAACAGATATAGTATTGACAAAGttgtcgatttttttttttttttttttgaaggtatcCCACTATGTTACCTATCTATGGCTGAGAGAACATTATATAACAAGGGTAGGCCGATTTATATCCACATCGTTACAGGCAATTAACTAGGCTTAATGAATTTCTTGGGTGCTTGTCAATTAATTTACACGCTGTTCTTGACACATATTACCAAAAGTTTAACTGCAAGCACTCTAGATTCCCAGTTCTGGGTTAGTTATTCATACCCAAGTAAGTGAACCATCCAGTTCCACAGCACGTTATAAAACATTCAACATTATCATGATTTATTAAAAGGATCAAAACCAAGAGCTAAAGAAGGTTTAATCACTACTGTCGAATGGAAGGCAGAGTTTCACCTTTGTGAGAAGATTAATGAGACACCCATAGCTAATTACTGAAGGTGTAAAACCGCATTCCTGCagaaacattaacaggatatATAAGAACAGTCAAGATAGAAATAGCATCAGTGTATCATTATGAAGTTAATCTACCATACTCCTTGGAGCTTCAAATACTATTGAGGTAAGAATTAAGTAGAGCACAAAAACATTAACCTTTGAACTCGCAATAATGACCAGGTATTGACATAAGATGTTTACATTTGTATACATATAGCTATTTAAATAACTACCCTTCTTAGTCTCGCATTTATCATATAAACTGAACAGACACCGCAAACAAATCATACCATTTAATCAACAAAAATGTGTACCTCAAGTCTTTTAAACACGACAAGACACTTCTCTTCATTGCTAATGTTCGTGTAACCATCCATCATAGTATGATATATGTCAATTGGAGCATCAAttccttcttcttccatctcCCTTACTAGATCTTCAGCTCGGTCCATGTTACAGGCCTGGCTGCATTTGGGCAAAAAGAAGGATGAGCATCACTCATAAAAATAGCATACAGTGCTATCAAGGCATTGATAGCTAAGCAGAGTACAGCTACTGAATACAAGCACTTCAATGGATATCAAGACTTACCAGTGAGCATATATTATATTGCCATAAATAATAGCATTCAAGGTTTCATGTGCCCCTTTTGCTTCCTTAAACCATTTATCTGCAGCTCTTCCGAAACAGTATAAACGAGAATTAGGATGAAATGAAATTCGTCATTCTGATCCTACTAAAAAAGGTCTACCATCACTAACAGAGGAATTTTTATCACTAAGAGATAAGGTACCAGATGTGAGAATTTGACTTACTCGGCATTTCCAATTTTGGCAAATCCACCGATAACTACACTGTATGTCACTATATTCAGTTCAATGCCTTCCACTTTCATTTTTCTCACGCACGATAATGCTTCCTCCATGTCTCTAGCAACTGCATAAGCATGAATAAGGCTGCATGAAATGAATTACCTTCAATGCGGGATGATGAAAGAAACAAGAGTGTAGTCtgagacaagtttatatatcttcattctcaaaaaataaatttcagtCTAACAAATGATTAaagtaaaaatctaaaccaaacataCAAAATGGCAACTCTTACCTTGTGTAGACGTGTGAGGTTGGTTCGATTCCCCTTGCTCGCATTCTCTCGAAAACTTCTCGTGCGCGATGTGCATCTCCTCGCCTTGCATAATAGTTAACCATCAACCCAAATTCTCTTCTCGAAGGCTGGTAACTCAAAACATCAAAACTAGTTTaagtcaaaataaataaactagatATCAAGCTAGAAACACAAATACACATTTCCAAAGTAGATACCTTCTTAATTCTTTCAAAACAACGAACAACACTCTGCCAATTCTCAGGCTCAGTCTCAAGAACCTTTCTCAAATCATTCCTCGAAGATTCTCTTTCTTGGTGCCAATTAGATCGATACTCAACTTCATCTGACCCTGCTAACCATCTATCCCTATCATCTGACCTAGTTTTCAATCTCCTCCCATCATCTAACTTTACAGTCAAAACCCTACCATGAAACTCCACTCCGTCAAATTCCACTGATTTCATAGCCGAATTGGCAGCCGTAGCACCACCGTATATGATAAAACCATAACCAACATTTCTCTCAGGATCCTCATGTCCTTTAATCAATATCACATCTTTAATAGGTCCAAATTGTCTAAAAAATTCAGCCACCTCATTTTTCTTAATCCATGTAGGAAGATTTCCGACAAAAATCTTACCTTCTTGACGACATTCACGAATTGTATCACTCTTAGCATCCAGCACCTTTACTTTACTTTTTCGAGTAGTCTCTTTAACAACGGAAACAGCTTCCTGCAGTGGCGGCGTTGGTGGCGGAGGTGGAGGGGGCGGTGGTGGAGGTGATATTCTACTAGTAAGCCAGAGTTTGTTAGTAAGATCATCTGGATTTCTATGGGCTTTAGGTGGATTCACAAGCTTGCGAAGAGGGTTAATGgaagtttttttagggtttggagtagGAAGAGGCATGGATTTAGTGGGGGTTGTGGATGTGGTGGTTTTGAGAGGTTTAGGGCGACGGACATTGCTGGAGAAACGAGAAGGGTTAGGTTGAATGTCGGATTCTGATGAGGATTTGGCGGAGAAAGTAAGGGTGGTTTGAAATTTGGGAGGGAGGAGcggagaagatggagaaaaaggtGAGGTATGATGATGAGTGTGTGTGGTGGTGGAGGAAATTGAGAGGATATCCATTATCGCTTCATGGAAATGAATTCAGAAAACATTCCTGCTCTGGTTTGCGTCGGTATTTGTATCAAAGTTTCAGGATAACGCAAATAGGATGTTTCCGCCCTATTTGGTACAGTCGAATCAGCCCTAAATTCAAACTTCATAAACGATTCTAGAATTGTAAATGCTTACGTTCAAATGTTTTCTTCCTTGTATCGTATATCACATGTAGTAATTTCGTTTTACATTTCATATTAAACTATAAAAAACCAAGGTGATACACTTACACAACCATATTATTTGGGCTAAATGAAAATCATATCtataaaaatgaaacaaaaaaccCAAATCCGTTAATATGGGTGAATTACGTCCATTTCATTTTCAAAAAATACCCAGCTTACCCTAccatccacttcttcttctccatacGAGATCTGTATTCTCTCTTCGTCTTCACtcataccaccaccaccaccagaacctcCTCCAAATCTTCCCGCACCACCATCAGAACCACGGTGTTCTCCTGATTCTCCACCAAAATCGTCTCATAATCCGGTACCAACATAAATGTATACAGATCGAGAATGGGAAGTGAGGGAAAATAAAAAGGTGAAAATCGAACTAAATCTagagatttgattttttttgtgtaagattgatatgatttttcttctcaatctATCTATTTTCAAGTTGGATGTAAAAAAAAATCTGGTCTCAAATGTCAATTGGATTGGCGATTTGATAAACTAGGTCTAGGGTAATGAAGAATTGGTCTCAAACGATGAGTAAAT encodes the following:
- the LOC113310298 gene encoding pentatricopeptide repeat-containing protein At5g04810, chloroplastic-like, with translation MDILSISSTTTHTHHHTSPFSPSSPLLPPKFQTTLTFSAKSSSESDIQPNPSRFSSNVRRPKPLKTTTSTTPTKSMPLPTPNPKKTSINPLRKLVNPPKAHRNPDDLTNKLWLTSRISPPPPPPPPPPPTPPLQEAVSVVKETTRKSKVKVLDAKSDTIRECRQEGKIFVGNLPTWIKKNEVAEFFRQFGPIKDVILIKGHEDPERNVGYGFIIYGGATAANSAMKSVEFDGVEFHGRVLTVKLDDGRRLKTRSDDRDRWLAGSDEVEYRSNWHQERESSRNDLRKVLETEPENWQSVVRCFERIKKPSRREFGLMVNYYARRGDAHRAREVFERMRARGIEPTSHVYTSLIHAYAVARDMEEALSCVRKMKVEGIELNIVTYSVVIGGFAKIGNAEAADKWFKEAKGAHETLNAIIYGNIIYAHCQACNMDRAEDLVREMEEEGIDAPIDIYHTMMDGYTNISNEEKCLVVFKRLEECGFTPSVISYGCLINLLTKMGKVTKALEVSKKMESNGIKHNMKTYSMLINGFLKLSDWANAFAIFEDVVKAGLKPDAVLYNNVIRAFCGMGNMDRAIRTVEEMQKQRLRPTLRTFMPIIHRFAKLGEMRRALDIFDMMRRSGCIPNVHTFNALIVGLVEKHQMDKAVAIIDEMLLAGVTPNEHTYTKIMHGYASLGDTGKAFEYFTKMKNEGLELDVFSYQALLKACCKAGRMQSALAVTREMSSKNIPRNTFVYNILIDGWARRGDVWEAADLMQQMKQDGVFPDIHTYTSFINACSKAGDMLRATKTIKEMEAIGVKPNLKTYTTLINGWARAAHPEKALTCFKDMKSSGWKPDKAVYHCLITSLLSRATFTEEYIYSGILSISREMVELGLTVDMGTAVHWSRCLRKIERSGGELTEALQKSFPPAWNSSENLEITNHEDDDNVDDDGDDSDANYSDEDEIEEKESDICGNKPHDRSVDHRLWF